In Sulfurihydrogenibium subterraneum DSM 15120, a single window of DNA contains:
- the fbp gene encoding class 1 fructose-bisphosphatase, which translates to MDLNNFILEEERKYPNATGSLSRALVALESATKVIASHVRMAGLVDILGKAGKTNVQGEEVQKLDELANNILIEYLSKSGEFFALASEELDKPIFPEEGKDAKYIIAFDPLDGSSNIDVNISIGTIFSIHKRVNSDVSDFLQEGYKQVAAGYVIYGSSTMFVLSTGNGVNGFTLDPSVGMYLLSHPNMKIPEKGKIYSINESNDKKWIDKGLKEYIESLKDEGYTSRYIGSMVADVHRTLIKGGIFAYPADVKSKNGKLRLLYEASPMAFLITQAGGYATTGKEDILNIKPTDIHQRVPVFLGGKYEIEKLKEYLKDG; encoded by the coding sequence ATGGATTTAAATAACTTTATATTAGAAGAAGAAAGAAAGTATCCAAATGCAACAGGGTCTTTATCAAGGGCTTTAGTAGCGTTGGAATCTGCCACAAAAGTTATAGCATCTCACGTCAGAATGGCAGGACTTGTAGATATTTTAGGTAAAGCAGGTAAAACAAACGTACAAGGTGAAGAAGTACAAAAATTAGACGAACTTGCAAATAACATACTTATTGAGTATCTATCGAAATCAGGAGAGTTTTTTGCTCTTGCGTCAGAAGAGTTAGACAAGCCTATCTTCCCAGAAGAAGGAAAAGATGCTAAGTATATCATAGCTTTTGACCCTTTAGATGGTTCTTCCAACATAGATGTAAACATAAGTATAGGAACTATATTCTCTATTCACAAAAGAGTTAACTCTGACGTGTCTGACTTTTTACAGGAAGGATATAAACAGGTAGCTGCAGGGTATGTTATATACGGGTCTTCTACTATGTTTGTTTTATCAACAGGCAACGGTGTAAATGGATTTACGTTAGACCCTTCTGTAGGAATGTACCTACTTTCCCATCCTAATATGAAAATACCAGAAAAAGGTAAGATATACTCAATTAATGAATCTAACGATAAAAAATGGATAGACAAAGGATTAAAAGAATACATCGAATCTTTAAAAGACGAAGGCTACACTTCAAGATATATAGGCTCTATGGTTGCAGACGTTCACAGGACATTAATAAAAGGTGGTATCTTTGCTTACCCTGCAGACGTAAAAAGTAAAAACGGAAAACTAAGACTCCTTTATGAAGCTTCTCCAATGGCGTTTTTAATTACTCAAGCAGGGGGATATGCCACAACAGGAAAAGAAGATATTTTAAACATAAAACCAACTGATATCCATCAAAGAGTGCCTGTCTTCTTAGGTGGAAAGTACGAAATAGAAAAATTAAAAGAATATCTAAAAGATGGATAA
- the crcB gene encoding fluoride efflux transporter CrcB, with product MDKYIVLAIGGSIGTILRYLTGVYSAKILGADFPYGTLIVNTVGSFILSFFMILFLEKLSLDPLWRLFIAVGFCGSYTTMSSFTYETFGLLMDGDYIKAGLNIFLNVFLSFASAFLGIVFARMLL from the coding sequence ATGGATAAGTACATAGTTTTAGCTATTGGCGGGTCTATTGGAACTATTTTGAGATATCTTACAGGTGTATATTCTGCAAAGATATTAGGAGCTGACTTTCCCTATGGAACGTTAATAGTAAACACAGTTGGGTCTTTTATACTGAGTTTTTTCATGATTTTATTTTTGGAAAAATTATCTTTAGACCCTTTGTGGAGACTTTTTATAGCAGTTGGATTTTGTGGTAGTTATACTACCATGTCTTCTTTTACTTATGAAACATTTGGACTTTTAATGGATGGAGATTATATAAAAGCTGGATTAAATATATTTTTAAACGTGTTTCTATCTTTTGCATCAGCATTTTTAGGAATAGTTTTTGCGAGGATGCTGTTATGA
- a CDS encoding DUF190 domain-containing protein: MKIEGEALLLRIHIGEADRYEGKPLYKKIVQILRENHIAGATVLRGILGYGKSTVVHSASILDLSEDLPIIVEVIDSQEKIENIIPIIEKYVKNGLITMEKVKVIKYTAEGE, from the coding sequence ATGAAAATAGAAGGTGAAGCTTTACTTTTAAGAATACATATAGGAGAAGCTGATAGGTACGAAGGAAAACCACTTTATAAAAAGATTGTACAAATTTTAAGAGAAAATCACATTGCAGGTGCAACTGTTCTTAGGGGTATATTAGGGTATGGAAAATCTACCGTTGTACACTCTGCATCTATTTTAGATTTATCTGAGGATTTGCCAATAATAGTTGAAGTTATAGACAGTCAAGAGAAAATTGAAAATATAATTCCAATCATAGAAAAGTATGTTAAAAATGGTTTAATTACAATGGAAAAAGTAAAGGTAATTAAATATACTGCTGAAGGAGAATAG
- a CDS encoding YdcF family protein, whose product MFFLKKLITFFILPPGLFVVIFGVIAYLGRKDRKIFTISFLSGFFIYLLSIEPVKDTLLKPLESKYPVVKELNGDVIVVLGGGSYNTGILTEDSLKRVLTGFVLHKKLNLPIILSGGSAITNLPEAEVMKNVLNELGVEKSMIYTDVNSRDTLGNAFFVKKICEKNGFKKIILVTSAYHMPRSVMVFQRVGLDVIPYPTDFKMDKKYTIYSYFPKMNVLQDSTKAIREYVGLLAYQLSWLLR is encoded by the coding sequence ATGTTTTTCTTAAAAAAATTAATAACTTTCTTTATATTACCTCCAGGGCTTTTTGTTGTTATTTTTGGTGTTATAGCTTATCTTGGAAGGAAAGATAGAAAAATTTTTACTATTTCATTTTTATCTGGATTTTTTATCTATCTACTTTCAATAGAGCCTGTAAAAGATACTTTACTTAAACCTTTAGAAAGTAAGTATCCTGTAGTCAAAGAGTTAAATGGAGATGTTATAGTTGTTTTAGGGGGAGGAAGTTATAACACAGGCATTTTAACAGAAGACTCCTTAAAAAGAGTTTTAACAGGTTTTGTTTTACATAAAAAGTTAAATCTTCCTATAATCTTATCGGGAGGATCCGCTATAACTAACCTTCCTGAAGCTGAGGTTATGAAAAACGTTTTAAATGAGCTTGGAGTAGAAAAATCTATGATTTACACAGACGTAAACAGCAGAGATACGCTGGGAAACGCTTTTTTTGTTAAAAAGATATGTGAAAAAAATGGGTTTAAAAAAATTATTTTAGTCACTTCTGCATACCACATGCCAAGGTCTGTAATGGTTTTTCAAAGGGTAGGACTTGATGTTATTCCTTATCCAACAGATTTTAAAATGGATAAAAAATACACAATTTACAGCTACTTTCCTAAGATGAACGTTTTACAGGACTCTACTAAAGCAATAAGAGAATATGTAGGACTACTGGCTTATCAGTTAAGCTGGCTCTTGAGATGA
- a CDS encoding aspartate kinase, translating to MPLIVQKYGGTSVGNIERIKNVAKKIKKAVDEGNQVVVVSSAMTGETDRLIGLTRELSSRPNPREQDMVVATGEQVAIGLVAIALQELGVPAISLTGWQVPIITDNVHTKARIKKIDTHRIRKHLDEGKVVIVAGFQGVSEDGDITTLGRGGSDTSAVALAAALKADVCEIYTDVTGVFTADPRIVENARKIPVISYEEMMEMASLGSKVMQIRSVEFGAKYGVKIHVRSSFNDEEGTWIMEENEEMEKVVVRGISHELKESRITVVRVPDKPGVAAKLFKALGEKNIVVDMIVQNVSHKGFTDISFTVNKTDADYAEEIAREVAKEVGAEDVERNDKIAKISVVGLGMKTHSGVAGKMFEVLYKEGINIYAISTSEIKISCLIDEKYAELAVRALHEAFIENMEGDIQYE from the coding sequence TTGCCTTTAATCGTTCAAAAGTACGGCGGAACTTCTGTAGGTAATATAGAAAGAATAAAAAATGTAGCAAAAAAAATAAAAAAAGCTGTAGATGAAGGAAATCAAGTAGTGGTTGTTTCCTCTGCAATGACGGGAGAGACTGATAGATTAATAGGTCTTACAAGAGAGCTGTCAAGCAGACCAAACCCAAGAGAACAGGATATGGTTGTAGCAACTGGAGAGCAAGTTGCTATAGGTTTAGTTGCAATAGCACTTCAAGAGTTAGGTGTACCTGCTATTAGTTTAACAGGTTGGCAAGTACCTATCATAACAGACAACGTCCATACAAAAGCAAGGATAAAAAAGATAGATACCCATAGAATAAGAAAACATCTCGATGAAGGAAAAGTTGTTATAGTAGCTGGATTTCAAGGTGTAAGTGAAGATGGAGATATTACAACCTTAGGTAGAGGAGGGTCTGATACTTCAGCGGTAGCTTTGGCTGCAGCGTTAAAGGCTGACGTATGTGAGATTTACACAGATGTTACTGGAGTTTTTACAGCAGACCCAAGAATAGTGGAAAATGCAAGGAAAATACCTGTAATATCTTACGAAGAAATGATGGAAATGGCATCTTTAGGCTCAAAAGTAATGCAGATAAGGTCTGTAGAGTTTGGAGCCAAGTATGGCGTTAAAATACATGTAAGGTCATCTTTTAATGATGAAGAAGGAACTTGGATAATGGAGGAGAATGAAGAGATGGAAAAAGTAGTAGTAAGAGGAATTTCTCACGAATTAAAAGAATCAAGAATAACAGTTGTTAGAGTGCCTGACAAACCAGGTGTTGCTGCAAAACTTTTTAAAGCATTAGGAGAAAAAAATATAGTTGTTGACATGATAGTTCAAAACGTTTCCCACAAAGGGTTTACTGACATATCATTTACAGTTAACAAAACAGATGCAGATTATGCTGAAGAGATAGCAAGGGAAGTGGCAAAAGAAGTTGGAGCTGAAGATGTTGAAAGAAACGATAAAATTGCAAAAATCTCTGTTGTAGGTCTTGGTATGAAAACCCACTCAGGTGTTGCAGGAAAAATGTTTGAAGTCCTTTACAAAGAAGGAATTAACATATACGCAATTTCTACTTCTGAGATAAAGATATCTTGCCTTATAGATGAAAAGTATGCAGAGCTTGCAGTAAGAGCTCTTCACGAAGCATTTATAGAAAATATGGAAGGTGATATTCAGTATGAGTAA
- the accC gene encoding acetyl-CoA carboxylase biotin carboxylase subunit: MSKVKTFTFTKDIKKVLVANRGEIATRIIRACKELGIKTVAIYSEADAKSIYVKKADEAYLIPGDPIQAYLNYFRIVDLAKQTKCDAIHPGYGFLSENPEFAEYCWKQGIISIGPHPDHIALFGDKMAAKKKMRELGVPVLPGSDEPISDIKKAKKIADEIGYPVILKAAFGGGGRGMRIVREESEFEDLFKSAFNEAKKFFGRGDVFIEKYVENPRHIEIQIMADKYGNVVHLGERDCSIQRRHQKVVEIARSPTLNEDVKKELYRTSVKAMFKVGYENVGTIEYLVDEKDNFYFIEMNTRLQVEHTVTEMVTGVDIVQQMIKIAQGEKLGFLQEDISMRGYAIEFRVNAEDPKRNFAPSVGAITSYHSPGGPGVRVDAAVYKDYVIPPYYDSMIAKLSVWALTWDQVVNRARRALDEFIVRGVPTNLPLLRAIVRDEDFIKGKFTTRYIEEKLPTFNLEDKTANLEDLVAAIAGAIAAYHKI; the protein is encoded by the coding sequence ATGAGTAAAGTAAAAACCTTTACCTTTACAAAGGATATTAAAAAAGTTTTAGTTGCAAATAGAGGGGAGATAGCTACCAGGATAATTAGAGCCTGTAAAGAGCTTGGAATTAAAACTGTAGCTATTTACTCTGAAGCAGATGCAAAAAGTATATACGTTAAAAAAGCTGATGAAGCTTACCTAATTCCAGGAGACCCTATCCAAGCTTATTTAAACTATTTTAGAATAGTTGACCTTGCAAAACAAACAAAGTGTGATGCTATACATCCGGGATACGGATTTTTATCAGAGAACCCAGAGTTTGCAGAGTACTGCTGGAAACAAGGAATTATATCTATTGGACCTCATCCAGATCATATAGCTCTTTTTGGCGATAAAATGGCTGCTAAGAAAAAGATGAGAGAGCTTGGAGTACCTGTTTTACCAGGAAGTGATGAGCCTATTTCGGATATTAAAAAGGCAAAAAAGATAGCAGATGAAATAGGTTATCCAGTGATATTAAAAGCTGCCTTTGGTGGTGGCGGAAGAGGAATGAGAATAGTAAGAGAAGAGTCAGAATTTGAAGATTTATTTAAATCTGCTTTCAACGAAGCTAAAAAGTTCTTTGGAAGAGGCGATGTATTTATAGAGAAGTATGTTGAAAATCCAAGACATATAGAAATACAAATAATGGCAGATAAGTACGGAAACGTAGTCCATTTAGGAGAAAGAGACTGTTCAATCCAAAGAAGACACCAAAAAGTAGTTGAGATAGCAAGGTCTCCAACTTTAAACGAAGATGTAAAAAAAGAGTTATACAGAACTTCTGTGAAAGCAATGTTTAAAGTTGGATATGAAAATGTTGGAACAATAGAGTACCTTGTTGATGAAAAAGATAATTTTTACTTTATTGAGATGAATACAAGACTTCAAGTTGAACACACTGTTACAGAAATGGTTACAGGTGTAGATATAGTCCAGCAGATGATAAAAATAGCTCAAGGAGAAAAGTTAGGTTTTCTACAAGAAGACATATCAATGCGTGGATACGCAATAGAGTTTAGAGTTAATGCAGAAGACCCTAAAAGAAACTTTGCTCCATCGGTAGGTGCAATAACTTCTTACCACTCTCCAGGAGGACCTGGTGTTAGAGTAGACGCGGCTGTTTATAAAGATTACGTAATACCCCCTTACTATGATTCTATGATAGCAAAACTATCAGTTTGGGCTTTAACATGGGATCAAGTTGTAAACAGGGCAAGAAGAGCTTTAGATGAGTTTATAGTTAGAGGAGTCCCTACAAACCTACCATTACTTAGAGCCATAGTTAGAGATGAAGATTTTATAAAAGGTAAGTTTACTACAAGATACATTGAAGAAAAACTCCCAACCTTTAACTTAGAGGATAAAACAGCTAATTTAGAAGATTTAGTAGCTGCAATAGCAGGAGCAATCGCTGCATACCATAAAATTTAA
- the eno gene encoding phosphopyruvate hydratase: MSIIVDVFGREVLDSRGNPTVEATVVLESGATGSAIVPSGASTGVNEALELRDGDKKRFLGKGVLKAVENINTKIADLLIGEESEDQVRIDRIMIEADGTENKSKFGANAILAVSLAVARATAAEKEISLFRYLGGCNAKVLPVPLMNVINGGAHADNDLDFQEFMIVPVCGGSFKEALRAGVETFHVLKSVLKEKGYSTNVGDEGGFAPALKSTKEALDLLLLAIEKAGYTPGEDIFLALDAASSEFYENGKYRFEGRELTSEDMIVLYEEIVGIYPIASIEDGLAENDWEGWKNLTATLGNKVQLVGDDLFTTNPKIILEGIKNNVANSVLIKLNQIGTLTETLDAIELAKSNNYTAVISHRSGESEDTFIADLSVATNAGQIKTGSASRTDRIAKYNQLLRIEEELGKDAIFKGKEAFKKFRF; the protein is encoded by the coding sequence ATGTCTATAATTGTTGACGTTTTTGGAAGAGAAGTTTTAGATTCTAGAGGAAATCCAACAGTTGAAGCTACAGTTGTTTTAGAAAGTGGAGCTACTGGGTCTGCAATAGTGCCAAGCGGAGCATCAACTGGAGTAAACGAGGCTTTAGAACTAAGAGATGGAGATAAAAAAAGATTCTTAGGAAAAGGTGTTTTAAAAGCTGTAGAAAACATAAATACAAAAATAGCTGACCTTTTAATCGGAGAAGAGTCTGAAGACCAAGTTAGAATAGACAGAATAATGATAGAAGCTGACGGAACAGAAAATAAATCAAAATTTGGCGCAAATGCTATACTTGCTGTCTCTTTAGCAGTAGCAAGGGCAACTGCAGCAGAAAAAGAAATCTCATTATTCAGATACTTAGGTGGATGTAATGCAAAGGTTTTACCTGTACCTCTTATGAACGTAATCAACGGTGGAGCCCATGCAGATAACGACCTTGACTTTCAAGAATTTATGATAGTACCTGTATGTGGTGGTTCTTTTAAAGAAGCTTTAAGAGCAGGAGTAGAAACGTTCCACGTGTTAAAATCAGTTTTAAAAGAAAAAGGCTACTCAACTAACGTGGGAGATGAAGGAGGTTTTGCACCTGCGTTAAAGTCAACAAAAGAAGCTCTTGATTTACTTCTGCTGGCAATTGAGAAAGCTGGATATACTCCAGGGGAAGATATATTTTTAGCTTTAGACGCTGCTTCATCAGAGTTTTACGAAAACGGAAAGTACAGATTTGAAGGTAGAGAATTAACCAGTGAAGATATGATTGTCCTTTATGAAGAGATAGTAGGAATATATCCAATTGCATCTATTGAAGATGGTCTTGCAGAAAATGACTGGGAAGGATGGAAAAACCTAACTGCAACATTAGGAAACAAAGTACAACTTGTTGGAGATGATCTTTTCACAACAAATCCAAAGATAATATTAGAAGGTATAAAAAATAACGTTGCAAACTCTGTTTTAATTAAATTAAACCAAATAGGTACTTTAACCGAAACGTTAGATGCTATAGAACTTGCAAAAAGTAATAACTATACTGCTGTAATATCCCACAGGTCTGGAGAAAGTGAAGATACATTTATAGCTGATTTATCAGTTGCAACAAACGCAGGACAGATAAAAACAGGTTCAGCTTCAAGAACCGATAGGATAGCAAAGTACAACCAACTACTAAGAATAGAGGAAGAACTTGGTAAAGATGCAATATTTAAAGGAAAAGAAGCTTTCAAGAAGTTTAGATTTTAA
- a CDS encoding FtsB family cell division protein: MQYLKEKKLSRSLDFNQKLIDRSLKAAAVILLITAIYTIGFGDNNIFEYFKKVEIRNNLQAQIDSIKKENEDLNKKIYYLQNDPFYVEKIARENLGLMKDNEEVYVVVGMKKEPKEESQENKNQERWIDKIKAKYQQFKLQ; the protein is encoded by the coding sequence ATGCAATATTTAAAGGAAAAGAAGCTTTCAAGAAGTTTAGATTTTAATCAAAAACTTATAGACCGCAGCTTAAAGGCTGCGGCTGTTATTTTGCTCATAACAGCCATTTACACTATTGGCTTTGGAGACAATAACATTTTTGAGTACTTTAAAAAAGTAGAAATCAGAAACAACCTACAGGCTCAAATAGATTCTATAAAGAAAGAAAATGAAGACTTAAACAAAAAAATATACTATTTACAAAACGACCCATTTTATGTAGAAAAAATAGCAAGGGAAAACCTTGGACTTATGAAAGATAATGAAGAAGTTTACGTAGTTGTAGGTATGAAAAAAGAGCCGAAAGAAGAAAGCCAAGAGAATAAAAATCAAGAAAGATGGATAGATAAAATAAAAGCAAAATACCAGCAATTTAAACTACAATGA
- a CDS encoding HAD family hydrolase, whose translation MFDLDGTLLDSSEDIAIAVNYAFEKLSIPQKTTQEIVSKVGYGAKKLIEDLIPDYPQDIKEKALELFREFYYKNPVIYSKLYEGAQETVIKLKESGKSVAVITNKYEELSKKILDKLEILNYIDLVVGADTTPEKKPSPLPVFYALEKLKPEKQNSILIGDSETDILTAKNSQIKSCLVLHGYGNKQLALSLNPDYVINSLKEIEV comes from the coding sequence ATGTTTGATTTAGACGGGACTTTACTTGACTCATCAGAAGATATAGCCATTGCGGTAAATTACGCATTTGAAAAGTTAAGTATTCCACAAAAAACCACTCAAGAGATAGTGTCAAAAGTAGGATACGGGGCTAAAAAACTTATAGAAGACTTAATACCAGATTACCCACAGGACATTAAAGAGAAAGCTTTAGAACTTTTTAGAGAATTTTACTACAAAAACCCCGTTATTTACTCAAAACTTTACGAAGGTGCTCAAGAAACGGTTATAAAATTAAAAGAGAGTGGAAAATCAGTAGCGGTAATTACAAACAAGTACGAAGAATTATCAAAAAAAATATTAGATAAACTGGAAATTTTAAACTACATAGATTTAGTTGTTGGAGCTGATACAACACCTGAAAAAAAACCAAGTCCTTTACCAGTTTTTTACGCTTTAGAAAAGCTAAAACCTGAAAAACAAAACTCAATTCTTATTGGAGATAGTGAAACAGATATCTTAACAGCAAAAAATTCACAGATAAAAAGCTGTCTTGTTTTACACGGTTATGGAAATAAACAGCTTGCTTTATCTTTAAATCCAGATTACGTAATAAATAGCCTAAAAGAAATAGAGGTGTGA
- a CDS encoding citryl-CoA lyase yields the protein MAQNWRTKISFNTKEETYIRGYPLTQMIGKLSFSEGIYLLLKGELPTEKEKKMFDAIFVSVIDHGVAPPSVVALRNVISGGNSLHVGVATGVLTFGDYHGGALEDAMRFLQEYAKDEEDVEAVATRLAEKVVKEKWKISGFGHKYYKDFDPRTKKLMDLAKELGLFGIHCRLALSLEEEIYKLKGKKLVLNVDGAIAAITSDMGFDYRLGKGFFIIGRIPGLVAHAFEELTQEPPFRRLDEEEIEYQGHPPRNLE from the coding sequence ATGGCTCAAAATTGGAGAACAAAAATATCTTTTAACACCAAAGAAGAGACTTACATAAGAGGATATCCTTTAACCCAGATGATAGGAAAACTTTCATTTTCTGAAGGCATCTATCTACTTTTAAAAGGAGAGCTCCCAACAGAAAAAGAAAAAAAGATGTTTGATGCAATATTCGTATCTGTTATAGACCACGGAGTAGCTCCACCTTCAGTAGTTGCACTTAGAAACGTTATATCAGGAGGAAATAGTCTTCATGTAGGAGTGGCAACTGGAGTCCTTACATTTGGAGATTACCACGGTGGAGCTTTAGAAGATGCTATGAGATTTTTGCAAGAGTATGCAAAAGATGAGGAAGATGTAGAAGCTGTCGCTACAAGACTTGCAGAGAAAGTAGTAAAAGAAAAGTGGAAAATATCAGGATTTGGACATAAATATTACAAAGACTTTGACCCAAGGACAAAAAAACTTATGGATTTAGCAAAGGAGCTTGGACTTTTTGGAATACATTGCAGACTTGCTCTATCTTTAGAAGAAGAAATATACAAGCTAAAAGGTAAAAAACTTGTGTTAAATGTAGACGGTGCAATTGCTGCTATCACTTCTGATATGGGGTTTGATTACAGACTTGGAAAAGGATTTTTTATAATAGGAAGAATTCCAGGACTTGTTGCCCACGCCTTTGAAGAACTAACCCAAGAGCCACCTTTCAGAAGGTTAGATGAAGAAGAGATTGAATACCAAGGGCATCCACCGAGAAACCTTGAATAG
- a CDS encoding sensor histidine kinase yields MNLEKDKTKRNLLIFFISFILFLGGNYYIFSKLEKVKDVLNPYLFLFILNIDVIFFIIIFASLLRYIIKIFFQEGIKGKLRLKLTVILVLMIIIPSMILFTVSVSIISSATNLWFSGKVGNALGKLDTIITQNITSNQEWVLKVYKSIKEGVIHPKDTVDFLGLRTVAINDNEGRLLEFYGKPYDREILNALGKEGFTIYQNKVVYQDKLDNDRKILLVYELPKDIILSKEDTALILEIYNQLRFYKTPIRIGYILILLTITISVIFAAFWLSRFIITNITKPVEALVDASKRLSEGDLSIKINLKAQDEFGILIEEFNKMVDRLNILYKKLEERNNILRKNKEYLEAILNNIRAGVVYSSEDSKIENINLSAKSILGESIEKFKRKHIKDFANEYKLDLSNEKEQILDINGKTLIIKITHISKDGYVIVFDDITDIISAQKLKMWKEVAQRIAHEIKNPLTPIKLSAERIINQWKKKNPNIDQIIEKSTSIIISETEHLSQLVREFNQFGLSFSDFEKESLDLCQLLNETAESYIDERFKVEIECLYKPVIKGNKKLLKQAFSNIIQNSYEEADYLKITVKSEENSVLILFEDNGKGIPKEDLDKIFIPYYSKKPKGSGLGMAITKEIIENHGGKIQALESNKGAKILIILKEE; encoded by the coding sequence ATGAACTTAGAAAAGGATAAAACAAAGAGAAACCTTCTTATATTCTTCATTTCGTTTATACTGTTTTTAGGTGGAAACTACTACATTTTTAGCAAACTTGAAAAAGTTAAAGATGTACTTAATCCTTATCTGTTTTTGTTTATTTTAAACATTGACGTAATTTTTTTCATAATCATCTTTGCATCTTTACTTAGATACATTATAAAAATATTTTTCCAAGAAGGTATCAAAGGAAAACTACGGCTTAAACTTACAGTAATACTGGTATTAATGATTATTATCCCTTCAATGATACTTTTTACAGTGTCTGTATCTATAATATCCAGCGCTACAAACCTCTGGTTTTCTGGAAAAGTAGGAAATGCACTTGGTAAATTAGACACGATAATAACTCAAAATATTACATCTAATCAAGAATGGGTTCTTAAAGTATATAAATCTATTAAAGAAGGTGTGATACACCCAAAAGACACAGTAGATTTTTTAGGACTTAGAACAGTTGCTATAAACGATAACGAAGGAAGACTCTTAGAATTTTACGGAAAACCTTACGATAGAGAGATACTAAATGCTCTTGGAAAAGAAGGTTTTACAATATATCAAAATAAGGTTGTTTATCAAGACAAATTAGATAATGATAGAAAAATACTTTTAGTTTACGAGCTTCCAAAAGATATAATCCTTTCAAAAGAAGATACGGCTTTAATCCTTGAAATTTACAACCAACTGAGATTTTACAAAACACCTATCCGTATAGGCTACATTCTTATATTACTTACAATTACCATATCTGTTATATTTGCTGCCTTTTGGCTCAGTAGATTTATAATAACAAATATAACAAAACCAGTAGAAGCTCTTGTAGATGCTTCTAAAAGACTTTCTGAAGGGGACTTGTCTATAAAGATAAACTTGAAAGCTCAAGATGAGTTTGGAATCTTAATAGAAGAGTTTAATAAAATGGTAGATAGATTAAACATTCTTTATAAAAAGTTAGAGGAAAGAAACAACATACTTAGAAAAAATAAAGAGTATTTAGAGGCAATTTTAAACAACATAAGAGCAGGTGTAGTTTACTCTTCTGAAGACAGTAAAATAGAAAACATAAATCTTTCTGCTAAATCTATCTTAGGAGAAAGCATTGAAAAGTTCAAAAGAAAGCACATAAAAGACTTTGCTAATGAGTACAAACTGGATTTATCTAACGAAAAAGAACAGATATTAGATATAAACGGCAAAACTTTAATAATTAAAATAACACATATATCAAAAGATGGATATGTTATAGTTTTTGATGACATTACAGATATAATATCAGCGCAAAAACTGAAAATGTGGAAAGAAGTAGCCCAGAGAATAGCCCATGAAATCAAAAACCCACTCACACCAATAAAACTCTCTGCAGAGAGGATAATAAACCAGTGGAAAAAGAAAAATCCAAATATAGACCAAATTATAGAAAAATCAACTTCAATTATAATCTCTGAAACAGAACATCTATCTCAGCTTGTTAGGGAGTTTAACCAGTTTGGTCTTTCCTTCTCAGATTTTGAAAAAGAAAGTTTAGACTTATGTCAGCTTCTGAATGAAACAGCTGAAAGCTACATAGATGAACGTTTTAAGGTTGAGATAGAGTGTTTGTATAAACCTGTAATTAAAGGAAATAAAAAACTTTTAAAACAAGCATTTTCAAACATAATTCAAAACTCCTACGAAGAAGCTGATTACTTAAAAATAACTGTCAAATCTGAAGAAAACAGTGTATTAATTTTATTTGAAGACAATGGAAAAGGAATACCAAAAGAAGATTTAGATAAAATATTTATACCATATTACTCTAAAAAACCTAAAGGTAGTGGGCTTGGAATGGCTATTACAAAAGAGATAATAGAAAATCACGGTGGTAAAATACAAGCTTTAGAAAGCAATAAAGGTGCAAAGATTTTAATAATACTCAAAGAGGAATAA